GCGGACGGGACGGTCGTGTCCGTCAGGGCACGGACGGGACCGTCCGTGGACGGCACCGGGCGGACCGGTGGCACTGGATTTCGAGCGTGGATCATTGTCCGGATTCCGTTACTGTCGGTGATTCTCTGTTCGGGATGGGAACGTTCAGCAGCCGCAGGATCTCCGCCGTCGGGACGCGGTAGGTGTCGCCGTAGCGGATGACCGCGCAGGGGAACTCTCCGCGCCTGGCGAGCTCGTAGGCCATGGTGCGTCCCATGTTCAGGGCCTGCGCGGCCGTCATCAAGTCCACGGCCGCGGGCAGGGCGTAGAGCTCGACGATGGTCAGCGGCCTCACCGACTGCCCCTCTGCCGAGGCAGCGGGCCGCTGTCGGGACGGTCACGCC
This sequence is a window from Spinactinospora alkalitolerans. Protein-coding genes within it:
- a CDS encoding helix-turn-helix domain-containing protein, whose product is MRPLTIVELYALPAAVDLMTAAQALNMGRTMAYELARRGEFPCAVIRYGDTYRVPTAEILRLLNVPIPNRESPTVTESGQ